Proteins encoded together in one Rhipicephalus sanguineus isolate Rsan-2018 chromosome 9, BIME_Rsan_1.4, whole genome shotgun sequence window:
- the LOC119405248 gene encoding beta-1,3-galactosyltransferase 5-like — translation MKATAVLTLKRSIAIVLLFFLLIMFIHVSKYEISIRSSPTRCGVGNRAVTFQYLTQVAKSCERTANRTSVLIGVVSSADNFESRAAIRDTWGGTALKMGFIVVFLLGLTPDQKVQGKVLAEHETYGDVVQGDFVDSYENLTYKTAMIIRWAREKCSETEFVLKIDDDMLLGVWDLAVVVNSLVGIKHSMWGYLYRNARPHRNVASKWYVSKEAYASDAYPDFLSGTAYLISGDAISALDDVTHDECFFPLEDIYLTAIVAERAQLSLVAM, via the exons ATGAAAGCTACGGCTGTTCTAACACTAAAGCGTTCTATAGCAATAGTGCTTCTATTTTTTCTTCTCATTATGTTCATCCACGTTTCCAAATATGAAATTTCTATCCGCTCTTCACCGACCAGATGCGGTGTCGGAAATAGGGCGGTAACGTTTCAATACCTGACGCAAGTAGCGAAGTCTTGTGAACGAACCGCCAACAGAACCTCCGTGCTCATCGGCGTTGTTTCGAGCGCTGACAACTTCGAAAGTCGGGCTGCGATACGGGATACCTGGGGAGGCACGGCTCTGAAGATGGGCTTCATCGTAGTCTTCCTGCTGGGACTGACGCCGGACCAGAAAGTACAGGGGAAGGTGTTGGCGGAACACGAGACTTACGGTGATGTCGTCCAGGGAGACTTCGTCGACAGCTACGAGAACCTCACCTACAAGACTGCAATGATTATTCGTTGGGCTCGAGAGAAGTGTTCGGAGACTGAGTTCGTGCTCAAGATCGACGACGACATGCTCCTCGGTGTGTGGGACCTCGCTGTCGTCGTGAACAGTCTGGTAGGAATCAAGCATTCTATGTGGGGCTACCTCTATCGTAATGCAAGACCCCATCGTAACGTAGCTTCCAAGTGGTACGTGTCTAAAGAGGCATATGCGTCCGATGCCTATCCGGACTTCCTCTCGGGCACGGCGTATCTAATTTCTGGTGACGCCATTTCCGCGCTAGATGACGTCACCCACGACGAGTGCTTCTTCCCTCTCGAAGACATCTACTTGACCGCAATCGTTGCAGAGAGAGCTCAA CTGTCACTTGTCGCCATGTAA